Proteins encoded by one window of Acetivibrio thermocellus ATCC 27405:
- the rsmB gene encoding 16S rRNA (cytosine(967)-C(5))-methyltransferase RsmB: MDMRTKVDKVRETALKILYDINEKGAYSNISLNKYLNGQEFESIDRAFITDIVYGTLKWQYTIDYLIEKFSSVKIKKISPWIFNILRMGIYQLIYTDKIPFFAACNESVKLAAKYGHAASSKYVNAVLRNIARNKENLPYPDRNNDTAHYLSVKYSHPVWMVKDWLDCFGEEFTEGLLKANNEVAPFTVRVNDLKISKKELVDILTKDGFEVENGKYLDEALIIRNPSAVQKMDAFAKGYFQVQDESSMLVAKVLDPKPGETILDVCSAPGGKSTHIAQIMKNRGTVISRDIHEHKIKLIEQAKERLGLEIIKTEVFDAAVLDGKLIEKIDRVLVDAPCTGFGIIRRKPDIKWSKNSEDKAEIVSLQHKILSTASKYVKDGGVLVYSTCTLEPEENEKAVERFIEENKDFYLEDITEFLPDALRKESAGKGYIQLYPNIDGIDGFFIARMRKRSK, encoded by the coding sequence ATGGATATGAGGACAAAAGTGGACAAAGTAAGGGAGACTGCACTTAAGATATTGTACGATATCAATGAAAAGGGAGCATATTCGAATATCTCCCTGAATAAATATTTGAATGGCCAGGAATTTGAAAGTATTGACAGGGCGTTTATCACTGACATTGTGTACGGTACGTTAAAGTGGCAATATACCATTGATTATTTAATTGAAAAGTTTTCGTCAGTCAAAATTAAAAAGATTTCTCCGTGGATATTCAATATTTTGAGGATGGGTATTTACCAGTTGATTTACACGGACAAAATACCTTTTTTTGCTGCGTGCAATGAAAGTGTGAAGCTTGCGGCAAAGTATGGCCATGCTGCCAGCAGCAAATATGTTAATGCTGTTTTGAGAAATATAGCGAGAAACAAGGAGAATCTGCCGTATCCCGACAGAAACAATGATACGGCACACTATCTTTCTGTAAAGTATTCCCATCCAGTATGGATGGTAAAGGATTGGCTTGACTGCTTTGGTGAGGAATTTACCGAAGGGCTTTTGAAAGCCAATAATGAAGTTGCACCGTTTACTGTAAGAGTAAATGATTTAAAAATATCTAAAAAAGAGCTGGTGGATATTTTAACAAAGGACGGTTTTGAGGTTGAAAACGGCAAGTATCTGGATGAAGCACTGATAATAAGGAATCCTTCGGCGGTTCAAAAGATGGATGCTTTTGCGAAGGGATATTTTCAAGTACAGGACGAAAGCTCCATGCTTGTGGCAAAGGTATTGGATCCAAAGCCGGGAGAGACAATACTTGATGTCTGCAGTGCGCCAGGAGGAAAGTCCACCCATATAGCACAGATTATGAAAAACCGTGGTACTGTGATATCCAGAGACATTCATGAACATAAAATTAAACTGATAGAACAGGCAAAAGAAAGACTGGGTCTGGAAATAATAAAAACTGAGGTGTTTGACGCCGCAGTTCTGGACGGTAAATTAATAGAAAAAATTGACAGGGTTTTAGTGGATGCTCCGTGTACCGGTTTTGGTATAATAAGAAGGAAGCCTGATATAAAGTGGTCAAAAAATTCGGAAGACAAGGCTGAGATTGTGAGCCTTCAGCATAAAATACTTTCAACGGCGTCAAAATATGTAAAAGACGGTGGTGTGCTGGTATACAGCACCTGTACGTTAGAGCCGGAAGAGAACGAAAAAGCGGTGGAAAGGTTTATTGAAGAGAACAAGGACTTTTATTTGGAAGATATAACAGAGTTTCTTCCTGATGCTTTAAGAAAAGAAAGCGCAGGCAAAGGATACATTCAGCTATATCCGAATATAGACGGAATCGATGGATTTTTTATTGCAAGAATGAGAAAAAGGAGCAAGTAA
- the rlmN gene encoding 23S rRNA (adenine(2503)-C(2))-methyltransferase RlmN encodes MDAKADLLSMTIEELENLMAEMGEQKFRAKQIFQWTNKGIKDIDAMTNLSKDLREKLKERAYINRLEVIKKFVSKIDGTIKYLFKLNDGNIIESVLMQYLHGYSACISSQVGCKMGCKFCASTGVGFVRNLTPGEMLDQILTIQNDTKNRIGNVVIMGIGEPLDNYENVVKFLRLVNHKDGINLGARHISVSTCGLVPEILRLAEEKIPVTLSISLHAPNDEIREKIMPINKRYSIDKIIEACKIYTETTNRRITFEYAMIDGLNDSKENALELAKRIRGMLCHVNLIPVNTVSDTGFKRSSREKITAFKEILERFGVETTVRRELGSDINAACGQLRRNLVENGQLVY; translated from the coding sequence ATGGACGCAAAAGCAGACCTTCTGAGTATGACGATAGAGGAACTTGAGAATCTGATGGCTGAAATGGGAGAGCAAAAGTTTCGCGCAAAACAGATTTTTCAGTGGACCAATAAAGGAATTAAAGATATTGATGCCATGACGAATCTCTCAAAAGACTTAAGGGAAAAGTTAAAGGAAAGAGCATATATAAACAGGCTTGAAGTCATAAAAAAGTTTGTTTCGAAAATAGACGGCACAATTAAGTATTTGTTCAAATTAAATGACGGCAATATAATTGAGAGTGTGCTTATGCAATATTTGCATGGCTATAGTGCCTGTATTTCTTCCCAGGTGGGCTGCAAAATGGGATGCAAATTTTGCGCATCCACAGGTGTCGGATTTGTAAGGAATCTTACGCCGGGAGAGATGCTTGACCAGATTCTGACCATACAGAATGATACAAAAAACAGAATTGGAAATGTAGTAATAATGGGCATAGGAGAGCCTCTGGACAACTATGAAAACGTGGTGAAGTTCTTAAGGCTTGTAAATCACAAGGACGGTATTAATTTAGGGGCGAGACACATTTCGGTTTCAACCTGTGGGCTTGTTCCTGAGATTTTAAGGCTGGCAGAGGAAAAAATACCTGTTACCCTGTCCATTTCACTTCATGCTCCAAATGATGAAATCAGAGAAAAAATTATGCCTATAAATAAAAGGTATTCTATTGACAAAATAATTGAAGCATGTAAGATATATACTGAGACTACTAATAGAAGAATTACCTTTGAGTATGCTATGATTGACGGTTTGAATGATTCAAAGGAAAATGCGCTGGAACTTGCAAAAAGAATCCGGGGCATGTTGTGTCATGTCAATCTGATACCGGTAAATACCGTATCAGATACCGGGTTTAAGAGAAGTTCGAGGGAAAAAATAACGGCGTTCAAGGAAATCCTTGAAAGGTTTGGTGTTGAAACAACTGTAAGACGCGAGCTTGGAAGTGACATAAATGCGGCATGCGGACAGCTTCGTAGAAACCTTGTGGAAAACGGACAATTGGTATATTAG
- a CDS encoding Stp1/IreP family PP2C-type Ser/Thr phosphatase, producing the protein MRFAAKSDRGIVRELNEDNYKLITGYEDVPDVFVVADGMGGHSSGELASSMAVEFAEKYILEHRELFSSEESVLSTIKELMEEANTVIFNRAAESQLNFGMGTTFITAVMLKDKMYVGHVGDSRVYLIRDGKIEKVTTDHSYIEELIKNGSLTREEAENHPNKNIITRALGCEENILIDTITVDVKEKDIFVLCTDGLTNMLKEDEILDVIMKNDDPEVSCSELVRLANEKGGEDNITVIVVIND; encoded by the coding sequence GTGAGATTTGCAGCGAAAAGTGACAGGGGAATAGTCAGGGAGCTCAATGAGGATAACTATAAGTTGATAACAGGGTACGAAGATGTTCCGGATGTCTTTGTTGTTGCAGACGGAATGGGAGGTCACAGTTCGGGAGAACTGGCCAGCAGTATGGCTGTTGAGTTTGCGGAAAAGTACATATTGGAGCACCGTGAACTGTTCTCCAGTGAGGAAAGTGTACTTTCAACAATAAAAGAACTGATGGAAGAAGCAAATACGGTGATATTTAACAGAGCTGCAGAATCACAACTAAACTTCGGAATGGGCACCACCTTTATTACAGCCGTTATGCTGAAAGATAAAATGTATGTAGGCCATGTCGGAGACAGCAGGGTGTATTTGATCAGAGACGGTAAAATAGAAAAGGTTACCACTGATCATTCATATATTGAGGAATTGATTAAAAACGGTTCGCTGACAAGAGAAGAAGCTGAAAATCATCCAAATAAAAATATCATTACGAGAGCCTTGGGCTGTGAGGAAAATATTCTTATTGATACAATTACCGTTGATGTAAAGGAAAAAGATATTTTTGTTTTGTGCACTGACGGGTTGACAAACATGCTGAAAGAAGATGAAATATTGGACGTAATTATGAAAAATGACGACCCGGAAGTGTCATGCAGTGAACTTGTGCGATTGGCAAATGAAAAAGGCGGCGAAGACAACATTACGGTTATTGTAGTAATAAACGACTGA
- the pknB gene encoding Stk1 family PASTA domain-containing Ser/Thr kinase yields MVGQILGNRYELIEKIGGGGMADVYKARCKLLNRFVAIKILKPEFINDEEFLKRFTIEAQAAASLSHPNIVSIYDVGQENDIHYIVMEYVNGQTLKEYLDENGALYWKDAVNIAIQICQAIEHAHKNHVVHRDIKPHNILLTKDGMLKVTDFGIARAVSSSTITMAGNAIGSVHYFSPEQARGGFTDEKSDLYSLGIVLYELLTGRVPFDGESPVAVAIKHIQDEPEEPINIKEDIPTGVNSIVMRAIQKDQALRYQSASELLNDLYKVLKQPDAQFAKARTTEDSPTVRIPSIKKKELVLEMDTSGKAGDDAVKKKKKDNKTTVWAVVTSILVIFVLGALMVKGLGPVVYSMFNKPEDFIVEDYTNQNFYEVKGKLSQYNIEAIEIRKHDDQIPKDRIISQDKAVGERIKPGEFAKIEFVVSDGPLLVKIPDLRRMEYRQAVIELRQLGLEANVIDEYSDVVSKGVVIRTEPDINAEVKPGTVVNVYKSLGPEIKYSLVPNLIGKTKSEALNLLVGAKLTMGKIYPEDMTYARDKIVRQEPAAGTEVEEGTPVNIYLEDYNPDQKYVTRLIELDNPDNYGENIKFLVNITRSDTKRVETLYSEVRKKSDFPITISIPVPNGGSTLVRVYLDNKNYMEFTEEFNKRSNETNTGNTANNNGNSNNNGSGSGTDNINDTNNTDNANNDNERTEESGETNHAEAAG; encoded by the coding sequence ATGGTTGGTCAAATTTTAGGAAATAGGTATGAATTGATTGAGAAAATCGGCGGGGGAGGAATGGCCGATGTATATAAAGCAAGGTGTAAATTGTTAAACAGGTTTGTGGCAATTAAGATTTTAAAACCCGAATTTATAAATGATGAGGAATTTCTCAAAAGGTTTACAATAGAGGCTCAGGCCGCTGCAAGCCTGTCACATCCGAACATTGTCTCCATATATGACGTAGGCCAGGAGAATGATATACATTATATTGTTATGGAGTATGTAAACGGACAGACTTTAAAGGAGTACCTTGACGAGAATGGCGCTCTTTACTGGAAAGATGCTGTAAATATTGCGATTCAAATATGTCAGGCTATTGAACATGCACACAAAAATCATGTTGTTCACAGAGATATAAAGCCTCACAATATTTTGCTTACAAAAGACGGAATGCTGAAGGTTACCGATTTCGGTATAGCAAGAGCCGTAAGTTCATCCACTATAACCATGGCGGGAAATGCAATAGGCTCGGTGCATTATTTTTCACCGGAACAGGCCCGGGGAGGATTTACCGATGAAAAATCGGACCTTTATTCATTGGGAATAGTACTGTACGAACTTTTGACCGGAAGAGTTCCCTTTGACGGAGAATCTCCTGTGGCTGTTGCAATAAAGCATATTCAGGATGAACCGGAAGAGCCAATAAATATTAAAGAGGATATACCCACGGGTGTTAACAGTATTGTTATGCGGGCCATTCAAAAGGATCAGGCATTAAGATATCAATCCGCGTCCGAGTTGCTGAATGATTTGTACAAAGTTTTGAAACAGCCCGACGCCCAGTTTGCAAAAGCCAGAACCACGGAGGACAGTCCCACGGTAAGAATTCCGTCAATCAAGAAGAAAGAACTTGTTCTGGAGATGGACACATCGGGAAAAGCAGGTGATGATGCAGTGAAAAAGAAGAAAAAAGACAACAAAACCACTGTATGGGCGGTGGTAACATCAATTCTGGTGATTTTCGTTCTGGGCGCCTTGATGGTAAAGGGCTTGGGGCCTGTTGTTTATTCAATGTTCAACAAACCGGAGGATTTTATTGTTGAAGATTACACAAATCAAAATTTCTATGAGGTAAAAGGCAAATTGTCTCAATACAATATTGAGGCAATAGAGATAAGGAAGCATGATGATCAAATACCAAAAGATAGAATAATTTCTCAGGATAAAGCCGTTGGGGAAAGAATAAAACCCGGTGAATTTGCAAAGATTGAGTTTGTGGTGAGTGACGGTCCGTTGCTTGTAAAAATACCGGACCTCAGAAGGATGGAATACAGGCAGGCGGTGATAGAGCTCAGACAATTGGGACTTGAAGCAAATGTAATCGATGAGTACAGTGATGTCGTTTCAAAAGGTGTTGTAATCAGGACGGAACCGGATATAAACGCGGAGGTAAAACCGGGTACGGTTGTGAATGTTTATAAGAGTTTGGGTCCGGAGATAAAATACAGCCTGGTTCCGAACTTGATAGGAAAGACAAAAAGCGAGGCATTGAACCTTTTGGTTGGAGCCAAGCTTACCATGGGTAAAATATACCCTGAAGACATGACTTATGCCAGAGATAAAATAGTAAGGCAGGAACCTGCAGCCGGAACTGAAGTTGAAGAAGGAACTCCGGTGAATATATACCTTGAGGATTATAATCCTGATCAGAAATATGTTACCCGTCTCATTGAACTTGACAATCCGGACAATTACGGAGAAAATATAAAGTTTTTGGTAAATATAACAAGATCGGATACAAAGAGGGTTGAGACCTTATACAGTGAAGTACGGAAAAAAAGTGATTTCCCGATAACGATTTCCATACCGGTACCAAACGGCGGAAGTACTTTGGTGAGGGTATATCTCGATAATAAGAACTACATGGAGTTTACAGAAGAGTTTAATAAACGCAGTAATGAAACTAATACCGGTAATACTGCCAACAATAACGGTAATTCCAACAATAACGGTAGCGGTAGCGGTACCGATAATATTAATGATACCAATAATACTGACAATGCCAACAACGATAACGAAAGAACGGAAGAGTCCGGTGAAACAAACCATGCAGAAGCTGCAGGATAG
- the rsgA gene encoding ribosome small subunit-dependent GTPase A produces the protein MPSGIIIKGIGGFYYVKTENGIYECKARGVFRKDSKIPLPGDEVVISVIDEEKKKGYIEEICERKIQLIRPAVANINQIALVVSVKSPLPDFVLLDKLLITVMQKELNAIICINKIDLDEGYKDVIIDCYKGTGVETVCVSSVLNVGFEQLAKMLEGKTTVFAGQSGVGKSTILNKILDSYVMETGEISDKIERGRHTTRHAELLELKSGGFVVDTPGFSSFELSEIEPKELQNYYPEFRDYIGKCRFAGCSHISEPGCMVKSALENGMINKDRYGRYIIFYNMLKDKQRRKYS, from the coding sequence TTGCCATCAGGTATTATAATCAAAGGTATTGGAGGATTCTACTATGTAAAAACGGAGAACGGAATTTATGAATGCAAAGCCAGAGGCGTTTTCCGTAAAGATTCCAAGATTCCTTTACCTGGTGACGAAGTAGTTATATCGGTTATAGATGAAGAAAAAAAGAAAGGATATATTGAAGAAATTTGTGAAAGAAAAATACAGTTGATAAGACCGGCGGTGGCAAATATAAACCAGATAGCTTTGGTTGTTTCGGTGAAATCACCGTTGCCGGATTTTGTTCTTTTGGATAAGCTTTTGATAACCGTAATGCAAAAAGAATTAAATGCGATAATTTGCATAAATAAAATAGATTTGGATGAAGGATATAAGGACGTTATAATCGACTGCTATAAAGGTACCGGAGTTGAAACAGTATGTGTCAGTTCGGTTTTAAATGTGGGATTTGAACAACTGGCGAAAATGCTGGAAGGAAAGACTACTGTTTTTGCCGGACAGTCGGGAGTGGGAAAGTCTACCATACTAAACAAAATTTTGGATTCATATGTTATGGAGACGGGCGAGATCAGTGATAAAATTGAGAGAGGAAGACATACAACAAGACATGCGGAGCTTTTGGAACTAAAGTCAGGAGGGTTTGTTGTGGACACTCCCGGCTTTAGTTCTTTTGAACTTTCGGAAATTGAACCGAAAGAACTTCAAAACTATTATCCTGAGTTTAGAGACTATATCGGCAAATGTAGATTTGCCGGATGCAGCCATATCAGTGAACCCGGATGTATGGTCAAAAGCGCATTGGAGAACGGAATGATAAACAAGGACAGATATGGCCGCTATATAATATTTTACAATATGTTAAAGGACAAGCAGCGACGTAAGTATTCCTAA
- the rpe gene encoding ribulose-phosphate 3-epimerase, with amino-acid sequence MLIKIAPSILSADFSKLGEEVLRIEKAGADLVHIDVMDGHFVPNITIGPPVVKSLKKVSKLPFDVHLMIENPDMYIESFADAGADIISVHAEACRHLHRTIQKIKQLGIKAAVALNPATPLCAVEWVMEDVDMILLMTVNPGFGGQKYINGVTRKIEELERIVESRGLNIDIEVDGGIDTETVQYVTKAGANVIVSGSTIFAAEDTAKIIQELRMNSYRK; translated from the coding sequence ATGTTGATTAAAATTGCTCCATCCATACTTTCGGCGGATTTTTCAAAGCTTGGCGAAGAGGTACTTCGGATAGAAAAAGCCGGAGCTGATCTGGTACATATAGATGTTATGGATGGACATTTTGTACCTAATATAACAATTGGTCCTCCTGTGGTAAAGTCGCTAAAAAAGGTGTCAAAGCTGCCCTTTGACGTTCACCTGATGATTGAAAATCCTGACATGTACATAGAAAGCTTTGCCGATGCCGGAGCTGATATTATTTCAGTTCATGCGGAAGCTTGCCGTCATCTTCATAGAACAATTCAGAAGATTAAGCAGCTCGGGATAAAAGCTGCTGTAGCCTTAAATCCTGCCACTCCTTTATGTGCTGTGGAATGGGTGATGGAAGATGTGGATATGATTCTTCTTATGACGGTCAACCCGGGGTTTGGGGGGCAGAAGTATATAAACGGAGTAACCCGTAAAATAGAAGAGTTGGAAAGGATTGTCGAAAGCAGAGGACTTAATATTGATATAGAGGTGGACGGCGGAATAGACACTGAAACTGTTCAATACGTTACAAAAGCCGGTGCAAATGTCATCGTGTCAGGTTCTACCATATTTGCTGCGGAAGATACTGCAAAAATAATTCAAGAGCTTAGAATGAACTCGTACAGGAAATAG
- a CDS encoding thiamine diphosphokinase — translation MMYALIVCNGSIIDYSFYRKFFDEADFIVCADGGALHLQRLGIKPDVLLGDFDSIESEHLEYYMKQNVEILKFPAEKDMTDTELAVNTAIDRGYKNIVIIGGTGTRLDHTLSNIFLLKLMLDRGVKGRIINEYNEMFLINDSTEIEAEDGCYLTLLPLTSKVEGITTEGLYYPLRGEAIEMGSTRGVSNCFVEKKARISITSGILIAIKTRE, via the coding sequence ATGATGTATGCTCTTATTGTTTGTAACGGAAGCATTATAGATTATTCATTTTACAGAAAATTTTTTGATGAAGCTGATTTTATTGTTTGTGCCGACGGTGGAGCTTTACATCTGCAGAGGCTGGGAATAAAGCCGGATGTTCTGTTGGGAGATTTTGATTCTATAGAAAGTGAACATCTTGAATACTACATGAAGCAGAATGTGGAGATATTGAAGTTTCCGGCGGAAAAGGACATGACGGACACGGAGCTTGCGGTAAATACGGCCATTGACAGAGGTTACAAAAATATTGTGATAATCGGAGGCACCGGTACAAGACTGGATCACACTTTGTCGAATATTTTTCTGCTAAAGCTGATGCTTGACAGAGGAGTAAAGGGCAGAATCATAAATGAATACAATGAAATGTTTTTGATTAATGACAGTACTGAGATTGAAGCCGAAGACGGATGTTATCTTACACTGTTGCCTCTTACTTCAAAGGTGGAAGGTATAACTACGGAAGGACTTTATTATCCCCTTAGGGGAGAGGCTATTGAAATGGGGTCAACCAGAGGGGTAAGCAATTGTTTTGTTGAAAAAAAGGCGCGGATATCAATAACATCAGGTATTTTGATTGCTATAAAAACAAGAGAATAA
- a CDS encoding glycoside hydrolase family 9 protein, translated as MKKLIITVIVSAVLLTALIPQLPVFAADYNYGEALQKAIMFYEFQMSGKLPDNIRNNWRGDSCLGDGSDVGLDLTGGWFDAGDHVKFNLPMAYTATMLAWAVYEYKDALQKSGQLGYLMDQIKWASDYFIRCHPEKYVYYYQVGNGDMDHRWWVPAECIDVQAPRPSYKVDLSNPGSTVTAGTAAALAATALVFKDTDPAYAALCIRHAKELFDFAETTMSDKGYTAALNFYTSHSGWYDELSWAGAWIYLADGDETYLEKAEKYVDKWPIESQTTYIAYSWGHCWDDVHYGAALLLAKITNKSLYKEAIERHLDYWTVGFNGQRVRYTPKGLAHLTDWGVLRHATTTAFLACVYSDWSECPREKANIYIDFAKKQADYALGSSGRSYVVGFGVNPPQHPHHRTAHSSWCDSQKVPEYHRHVLYGALVGGPDASDAYVDDIGNYVTNEVACDYNAGFVGLLAKMYEKYGGNPIPNFMAIEEKTNEEIYVEATANSNNGVELKTYLYNKSGWPARVCDKLSFRYFMDLTEYVSAGYNPNDITVSIIYSAAPTAKISKPILYDASKNIYYCEIDLSGTKIFPGSNSDHQKETQFRIQPPAGAPWDNTNDFSYQGIKKNGEVVKEMPVYEDGILIFGVEPNGTGPATPTPKPSVNPSPSPTPTSDILYGDINLDGKINSSDVTLLKRYIVKSIDVFPTADPERSLIASDVNGDGRVNSTDYSYLKRYVLKIIPTIPGNS; from the coding sequence GTGAAAAAACTCATTATCACTGTTATAGTATCTGCTGTCCTTTTAACTGCTCTTATACCGCAGTTGCCTGTTTTTGCAGCAGACTATAACTATGGAGAAGCACTCCAAAAAGCAATTATGTTCTATGAATTTCAAATGTCCGGAAAGCTTCCCGACAACATCCGTAACAACTGGCGCGGTGATTCATGTCTCGGAGACGGAAGCGATGTAGGTCTTGACCTCACAGGAGGTTGGTTTGACGCCGGTGACCATGTAAAATTCAATCTGCCTATGGCTTACACAGCCACTATGCTTGCATGGGCTGTGTATGAGTACAAGGACGCGTTACAAAAAAGCGGTCAATTGGGCTATTTAATGGATCAGATTAAATGGGCATCGGACTACTTCATAAGATGCCATCCCGAAAAATATGTATATTATTATCAAGTGGGTAACGGTGACATGGACCACAGATGGTGGGTGCCGGCAGAATGTATAGATGTTCAGGCACCAAGACCGTCTTACAAAGTAGATCTGTCAAATCCCGGTTCCACAGTTACTGCGGGTACAGCTGCCGCACTTGCTGCAACTGCCTTGGTATTCAAAGACACTGATCCGGCATATGCCGCTCTGTGCATACGTCATGCAAAAGAACTCTTTGATTTTGCTGAAACCACTATGAGTGATAAAGGATATACCGCAGCATTGAATTTCTACACATCTCACAGTGGATGGTATGACGAGCTTTCCTGGGCAGGTGCATGGATTTATCTTGCAGACGGTGACGAAACTTATCTTGAAAAAGCTGAAAAGTATGTGGATAAATGGCCAATCGAAAGCCAGACAACTTACATTGCTTATTCATGGGGTCACTGCTGGGACGACGTTCACTACGGAGCAGCACTTCTTTTGGCAAAGATTACAAACAAATCCTTATACAAAGAAGCGATAGAAAGACACCTGGACTATTGGACAGTTGGATTTAATGGTCAGAGAGTCAGATATACACCAAAGGGTCTTGCTCACCTCACTGACTGGGGTGTATTAAGACATGCCACTACTACTGCATTCCTTGCATGTGTTTATTCCGACTGGTCAGAATGTCCAAGGGAAAAAGCCAATATTTACATAGATTTTGCCAAGAAACAGGCTGACTATGCCTTAGGCAGCAGCGGCAGAAGTTATGTAGTCGGATTTGGTGTAAATCCTCCGCAGCATCCGCACCACAGAACTGCCCACAGCTCATGGTGTGACAGTCAAAAAGTTCCTGAATACCACAGACACGTTCTTTACGGAGCACTCGTAGGCGGACCTGATGCCAGCGATGCTTATGTTGATGATATAGGAAACTATGTAACAAATGAGGTTGCCTGCGACTACAATGCCGGTTTTGTAGGATTGCTCGCCAAGATGTATGAAAAATATGGCGGAAACCCCATACCAAACTTCATGGCTATAGAAGAAAAAACAAATGAAGAAATTTATGTTGAAGCTACCGCCAATTCAAATAACGGTGTCGAATTGAAAACATACCTTTACAATAAATCCGGATGGCCGGCAAGAGTTTGCGACAAGCTTTCCTTCAGATATTTCATGGACCTTACGGAATATGTATCCGCCGGATACAATCCTAATGATATAACTGTTTCTATAATTTACAGTGCAGCACCAACTGCAAAAATTTCAAAACCAATACTTTATGACGCATCCAAAAACATATATTATTGCGAAATCGATCTCTCCGGTACCAAGATATTCCCCGGAAGCAACTCAGACCACCAGAAAGAAACCCAATTTAGAATACAGCCTCCTGCAGGCGCACCTTGGGACAACACCAACGACTTCTCCTATCAGGGAATCAAGAAAAACGGTGAAGTTGTAAAAGAAATGCCTGTTTATGAAGACGGAATTCTCATATTCGGTGTAGAACCCAATGGTACCGGTCCTGCAACACCAACGCCGAAACCGTCCGTAAATCCTTCACCTTCACCTACGCCAACATCGGATATTCTTTACGGTGACATCAATCTGGACGGAAAAATTAACTCTTCAGATGTTACACTGTTAAAAAGATATATTGTGAAGTCCATAGATGTTTTCCCAACCGCTGATCCGGAACGGAGCTTAATAGCATCAGATGTAAACGGAGACGGAAGGGTAAACTCTACAGACTATTCATACCTTAAACGTTATGTCTTGAAAATCATACCAACCATACCCGGAAATTCATGA
- a CDS encoding nitroreductase family protein, which produces MLYDLLKSRRSIRKFQNKEVEKEKIDIILKSALMAPSSRSRRPWEFIAVTDKEKLEKLSKIREHSSDFLAGAPLGIVVVANPKTCDVWIEDSSIAAIIIQLSAQSLGLGSCWIQVRERFGRNNKRAGDIVKEILQIPDEYEVECIIAVGYSAEEKKPYNVDELPYNKLHFESF; this is translated from the coding sequence ATGCTGTATGACCTGCTGAAATCCAGAAGAAGCATCAGAAAATTTCAAAACAAAGAAGTGGAGAAGGAAAAAATAGATATAATCTTAAAAAGCGCTTTGATGGCGCCTTCGTCCCGTTCGAGAAGACCGTGGGAGTTTATTGCGGTTACTGACAAAGAAAAACTTGAAAAGCTTTCAAAGATCAGAGAACACAGTTCAGATTTTTTGGCAGGTGCTCCATTGGGCATCGTTGTTGTGGCAAATCCGAAAACTTGCGATGTATGGATAGAGGATTCATCAATAGCTGCGATTATAATTCAGCTTTCCGCTCAGTCTCTCGGGCTCGGGTCATGCTGGATACAGGTCAGGGAAAGATTTGGACGTAACAATAAGAGGGCAGGGGACATTGTAAAAGAGATTTTGCAAATACCCGATGAATATGAAGTGGAATGCATAATAGCCGTGGGTTATTCCGCAGAAGAGAAGAAGCCGTATAATGTAGATGAATTGCCTTATAACAAGCTTCATTTTGAAAGCTTTTAA